Proteins from a single region of Candidatus Methylomirabilis sp.:
- a CDS encoding ABC transporter ATP-binding protein, protein MAELDLDSYAVITEGLTKRFGKIVAVDHVDLRIKRGEIYGFLGPNGAGKSTTIRMLCGLLDPTEGSGYVLGHNIATEPERIKEKIGYMSQRFSLYEDLTVRENLDFYASLYSVPNGIKRARIEQMIQMADLTGREGALAAHLSGGWKQRLALGCSIIHKPELLFLDEPTAGVDPVSRRNFWDLIYRLSEEGITIVATTHYMDEAEHCDSLGFIYQGRITAQGSREEIKVNALKGQVIEIECQPMREATIFLETLPGVAEVVRFGNTIHVVTEDRSLSPTEVEARLTAEQLKVNRVEAAIPSIEDIFVSFVGLVDRRSLRAQLKRMREGGL, encoded by the coding sequence ATGGCTGAGCTCGACCTCGACAGCTACGCCGTCATCACCGAAGGGCTGACGAAGCGATTCGGCAAGATCGTCGCCGTGGACCATGTGGATTTGAGGATTAAGCGAGGCGAGATCTACGGGTTCCTCGGCCCCAACGGGGCCGGGAAGTCCACCACCATCCGGATGCTCTGTGGGCTGCTGGACCCGACCGAGGGGTCAGGGTATGTACTGGGCCACAATATTGCCACGGAGCCGGAGCGGATCAAGGAAAAGATCGGCTATATGTCCCAACGGTTCAGTCTGTACGAGGATCTGACCGTCCGGGAAAACCTCGACTTCTACGCCAGTCTCTACTCGGTTCCGAATGGGATCAAGCGGGCCCGAATCGAGCAGATGATCCAGATGGCCGACCTGACCGGACGCGAGGGCGCGCTGGCGGCCCACCTGTCAGGCGGCTGGAAGCAACGCCTGGCCTTGGGGTGCAGCATCATTCATAAGCCGGAGCTGCTTTTTCTGGATGAGCCGACCGCAGGGGTCGATCCGGTTTCTCGCCGTAACTTTTGGGACCTGATCTACCGACTGTCCGAGGAAGGAATCACCATCGTGGCCACCACCCACTACATGGATGAGGCGGAGCACTGCGACAGTCTGGGATTTATCTATCAGGGTCGGATCACGGCCCAAGGGAGTCGTGAGGAGATCAAGGTGAACGCCCTCAAAGGCCAGGTCATCGAAATCGAGTGCCAGCCGATGCGGGAGGCCACGATATTTCTTGAAACGCTTCCTGGCGTGGCGGAGGTGGTCCGATTCGGGAATACCATCCACGTGGTCACCGAGGACAGGAGCCTATCACCCACCGAGGTGGAGGCTCGCCTGACTGCCGAGCAACTCAAGGTCAACCGGGTTGAGGCGGCGATCCCGTCGATCGAGGATATCTTTGTCTCCTTTGTCGGTCTGGTCGATCGGCGCTCCCTCCGGGCGCAACTGAAGCGAATGCGGGAAGGTGGGCTATGA
- a CDS encoding HlyD family efflux transporter periplasmic adaptor subunit encodes MTEQKRKIGLLIALLVMAGAALIVGWGLVREKGDGDKLVANGTIEATEVEVSSKLPGRLAQLLVKEGDQVQANQVIARLDTSEIEADVAQQQAALARAEAQLKEQLAGSRLQEIEEARANLQQAQDNLKLARDDWDRFDNLFKEGAISAQERDRAKNRIEIAQSQLKAAQERFALVRIGPRSEVIEAARHERDRAKAALGMAQVRLRDSTILAPLTAIVLTKRAEQGEVVNPGFPILILIDPDDLWLRVYIPESEIGLVSIGQAAAVTVDSFPDRRFEGKVVEISSKAEFTPRTVQTKKERVNLVFGVKISLDNRERLLKPGMPADAEIKMGGGGTGRTSRRPPARWSGLNG; translated from the coding sequence ATGACGGAACAGAAGCGGAAGATAGGGCTGCTTATAGCGTTACTGGTCATGGCTGGCGCTGCACTTATCGTCGGCTGGGGGCTGGTCCGCGAAAAGGGGGACGGCGATAAACTCGTGGCGAACGGGACGATTGAGGCCACCGAGGTCGAGGTCAGCTCGAAGCTGCCGGGCCGTCTCGCCCAGCTCCTGGTGAAGGAAGGGGACCAGGTCCAGGCCAATCAGGTCATCGCTCGCCTCGACACCTCGGAGATCGAGGCAGACGTAGCGCAGCAGCAGGCGGCACTGGCCAGGGCCGAGGCCCAACTCAAAGAGCAGCTCGCCGGCTCGCGCCTTCAGGAGATCGAGGAGGCGCGCGCCAATCTGCAGCAGGCACAGGATAACCTGAAGCTGGCGAGGGACGATTGGGACCGGTTCGATAACCTCTTCAAGGAGGGCGCCATCTCGGCGCAGGAGCGAGATCGAGCCAAAAACAGGATCGAGATTGCGCAGAGCCAGCTCAAGGCGGCGCAAGAACGCTTTGCGCTGGTGAGGATCGGGCCTCGATCGGAGGTGATCGAGGCGGCCCGTCACGAACGCGATCGAGCGAAGGCGGCGCTTGGCATGGCCCAGGTCCGACTTCGTGACAGCACGATCCTGGCGCCCCTCACGGCCATCGTCTTGACTAAGCGGGCTGAGCAAGGGGAAGTCGTCAATCCCGGCTTTCCCATCCTGATCCTCATCGATCCTGATGATCTGTGGCTTCGCGTCTACATCCCGGAGTCGGAGATCGGATTGGTGAGCATCGGCCAGGCCGCGGCGGTCACCGTCGATTCATTTCCGGATCGGCGCTTCGAAGGGAAGGTGGTCGAGATCAGCTCGAAGGCCGAATTTACCCCCCGCACGGTCCAGACCAAGAAGGAGCGCGTCAATCTGGTCTTCGGGGTCAAGATCAGCCTGGACAACCGCGAGCGCCTGCTGAAGCCGGGGATGCCGGCCGATGCCGAGATCAAGATGGGAGGTGGAGGGACAGGGCGAACCAGTCGTCGCCCGCCTGCCCGTTGGAGTGGTCTCAATGGCTGA